A section of the Anabaena cylindrica PCC 7122 genome encodes:
- the cobA gene encoding uroporphyrinogen-III C-methyltransferase, producing the protein MTNNKVYLVGAGPGDLAYLTVKAYRLLASAQVLVYDALVDAQLLDCVPHDCLKLDVGKRGGKPSTPQTEINNLLVKHCQEGKQVIRLKSGDPFIFGRCISEIEALKSAGCEFEVIPGISSALAAPLLAGIPLTDNVLSRCFAVLTAHEPDVLDWEALSRLETLVILMGGKNLAEIVYQLLRHNLSHSTPIAIIRWAGTPSQEICIGELGNILEQTAGLSLSPAVIVIGEVVRLRQYL; encoded by the coding sequence ATGACCAATAATAAAGTTTACCTTGTGGGTGCTGGACCAGGAGATTTGGCATATTTAACTGTCAAAGCTTATCGTCTTTTGGCATCTGCCCAAGTCTTAGTTTATGATGCTTTAGTAGATGCTCAATTGTTAGATTGTGTCCCACATGATTGTCTAAAATTAGATGTTGGTAAACGTGGTGGTAAACCCAGCACTCCCCAAACTGAAATTAACAATTTACTAGTTAAGCATTGTCAAGAAGGTAAACAAGTTATTCGGCTAAAATCAGGAGATCCTTTTATTTTTGGCCGTTGTATTTCTGAAATAGAAGCTTTAAAATCTGCTGGTTGTGAATTTGAAGTGATACCAGGAATTTCTTCAGCTTTAGCAGCACCTTTACTTGCAGGAATTCCTCTAACAGATAATGTTCTCAGTCGTTGTTTTGCGGTATTGACAGCACATGAACCAGACGTTTTAGACTGGGAAGCACTATCAAGATTAGAAACTTTGGTAATTTTGATGGGGGGGAAAAATTTAGCAGAAATCGTTTATCAACTGCTACGCCATAACCTATCGCATTCCACACCAATTGCTATTATTCGGTGGGCAGGAACTCCTAGTCAAGAAATCTGCATAGGTGAATTAGGCAATATTTTGGAACAAACTGCGGGTTTATCTCTCTCTCCAGCAGTAATTGTTATTGGTGAAGTTGTCCGGTTACGTCAATATTTGTAG
- a CDS encoding uroporphyrinogen-III synthase: MSSTLPLSGKTILVTRSVGQSSQFSDRLSAAGATVIEMPALEIGPPSSWKALDQAIINLSTFDWLILTSSNAVDYFFQRLHTQGKDKSNLKKIKIAVVGEKTAQSLKKHSIRPNFIPPHFIADSLVTNFPENLAGKKILFPRVETGGREVLVKELTAKGAEVIEVPAYESCCPQNIPPAAELALQNHTLDVITFASSKTVQFFYLLATSKLTNGVTHYFDKICIASIGPQTSKICSDLFGRVDIEAEEYTVDGLIKAIIKWSKG; the protein is encoded by the coding sequence ATGTCAAGCACTCTTCCTCTTTCAGGTAAAACCATTCTAGTCACACGTTCAGTTGGACAGTCAAGCCAATTTAGCGATCGCTTGTCGGCAGCAGGTGCTACAGTCATTGAAATGCCAGCTTTAGAAATTGGCCCTCCTTCCAGCTGGAAAGCTTTAGATCAGGCAATTATTAATTTATCAACTTTTGACTGGTTAATTCTCACTTCTAGCAACGCTGTAGACTACTTTTTTCAAAGACTTCACACCCAAGGTAAAGATAAAAGTAATTTAAAAAAGATTAAAATTGCCGTTGTTGGTGAAAAAACAGCCCAAAGTCTTAAAAAACACAGTATTCGTCCTAATTTTATTCCTCCTCACTTTATCGCTGACTCCTTAGTAACCAACTTTCCTGAAAACTTAGCAGGTAAAAAGATTTTATTTCCTAGAGTCGAAACCGGGGGTAGAGAAGTTTTAGTTAAAGAATTAACCGCTAAAGGTGCAGAAGTTATAGAAGTTCCCGCTTATGAATCTTGTTGTCCCCAGAATATTCCCCCAGCAGCAGAATTAGCTTTACAAAATCATACCCTAGATGTAATTACCTTTGCTAGCTCCAAGACTGTGCAGTTTTTCTATCTATTAGCAACTAGTAAATTAACAAATGGAGTGACACATTATTTCGACAAAATTTGTATTGCTTCTATTGGCCCCCAAACTTCTAAAATCTGCTCTGATTTATTCGGACGTGTTGATATTGAAGCTGAGGAATATACTGTAGATGGTTTAATAAAAGCAATTATAAAATGGTCTAAAGGGTGA
- the coaE gene encoding dephospho-CoA kinase (Dephospho-CoA kinase (CoaE) performs the final step in coenzyme A biosynthesis.) has translation MKKHLIGLTGGIATGKSTVANYLVTAYNLPMLDADVYARDAVSVGSPIITQISQRYGKQILLPDGNLNRSQLGEIIFNQPEERHWVENLIHPYVRNCFTQAINELSANTLILVIPLLFEAGLENLVGEIWVVSCSPQQQQQRLIQRNNLTNEQAVARISSQLSIAEKVARADVVLDNSSTLESLLQQIDLVMKRVDTNLI, from the coding sequence ATGAAAAAACATTTAATCGGTTTAACTGGTGGTATAGCTACGGGGAAAAGTACAGTGGCTAATTATTTAGTTACTGCTTATAATTTACCAATGTTAGATGCAGATGTTTATGCTAGAGATGCAGTATCTGTTGGTTCACCTATTATTACACAAATTTCCCAACGTTACGGCAAACAAATTTTGCTACCAGATGGTAATTTAAATCGTTCTCAGTTGGGAGAAATTATTTTTAACCAGCCAGAAGAACGCCATTGGGTAGAAAATTTAATTCATCCTTATGTGAGGAATTGTTTTACTCAAGCTATTAATGAATTATCTGCAAATACTTTAATTTTAGTTATTCCTCTTTTATTTGAAGCTGGTTTAGAGAATTTAGTTGGTGAAATTTGGGTTGTATCTTGTTCACCACAACAGCAACAGCAAAGATTAATTCAGCGTAATAATTTAACTAATGAACAAGCAGTAGCTAGAATTAGTAGTCAATTATCTATTGCTGAAAAAGTAGCACGTGCTGATGTAGTTTTAGATAATTCCTCTACTTTAGAATCACTCTTACAACAAATAGATTTGGTGATGAAAAGGGTTGATACCAACTTGATATGA
- a CDS encoding response regulator — MTDRLIDQPTDTSFQQPISIVLIEDNPADAELAMRALRRSRIGSHTQWLPDGAEALDFFFCRSNYAHRIITNQPKVIFLDLKLPKVSGLEVLRQLKSDPRTQTIPVVVLTSSDEDRDVIESYQLGANSYIVKPVDFEQFNQAVQQLEFYWVLFNRVPIS, encoded by the coding sequence ATGACTGACCGACTCATTGATCAGCCCACTGATACATCTTTCCAACAACCGATATCTATTGTGTTAATTGAAGATAATCCTGCTGATGCCGAACTAGCTATGCGGGCTTTACGTCGCAGCAGAATTGGAAGTCACACCCAATGGCTTCCAGATGGAGCAGAAGCCCTCGATTTTTTCTTTTGTCGCAGCAACTATGCTCACCGTATCATCACAAATCAACCCAAAGTTATTTTCCTAGATTTGAAACTACCAAAAGTGAGTGGATTGGAAGTTTTACGGCAACTTAAATCTGACCCTCGCACTCAAACGATTCCCGTTGTTGTCTTGACTTCTTCTGACGAAGATAGAGATGTAATAGAAAGTTACCAACTGGGAGCGAATAGCTATATCGTCAAACCTGTAGATTTTGAACAATTTAACCAAGCAGTCCAGCAGCTTGAATTTTATTGGGTTTTATTTAATCGAGTCCCCATTTCTTGA
- a CDS encoding AAA family ATPase has product MLKIPSYQIHTKIHESNNSQVYRGIRELDNLPVIFKILKKDYPTPEEITRYKLEYEIMHGLTISGVIKAYDLQQLQSTFVIIVEDFGGESLEKILAKRKFTLTDFLHLAIQITKILGEIHTANIIHKDINPANIVLNLETNQIKIIDFGIATALPRETLTIKNPTTLEGTLAYISPEQTGRMNRSLDYRTDFYSLGATFYQLLTHGLPFVTSDALELIHYHLALEPVPPHLINPEIPVVVSELVLKLLAKTAEDRYQSAWGIKTDLEQCLIQLQQTKRVESFILAQHDISDNFHIPEKLYGRERDVEMLLAAFARVTGIQKSSQINAIEMLLIAGYSGIGKSAFVQEIYKTITRSRGYFIAGKFEQYQRNIPYFAIAQAFNSLIKQLLTESELQLINWREKLLAALGSNSRVITQVIPALELIIGNQPDVPTLLPAEAQNRFHQVFQKFICVFTQSQYPLVIFLDDLQWADTASLKLLQMLTTATVEQSLLLIGAYRDHEVNASHPLIRMVAEIQQENGVVNQLFLDPLQLPAINQLIANTLRCQPEDVLPLAELVQAKTNGNPFFINEFLKSLYAEKLLEFDRQKGNWQWSIEQIQERGITDNVVDLLVLKIQKLSLQTQRLLQLSACIGNRFDLETLAVTAELSLQKTAQKLGDAIAQGLILPLSNAYKSVELKVPLPSNSPAIEYKFVHDRIQQAAYSLIPESDRQMIHWQVGQCLWQKTSPEQLQHKIFDITNQLNQGQKLIKTQSEQKNLSQLNLIAGEKAKTSTAYDAAFTYLQTALDLLTTDSWQTNYDFTLTLYSATAEAAYLSGNFEQVEPLFQQVVDHAKTLLASLKVYDVKIQTYVAQNQLLEAIQISLQLLKQLGVHLPMQPTSEHIQPALSATASKLANRPIENLIDLPIMSEPEVLAAMQLLTSICASAFLAVPPLFLLIVLKMVDLLVEYGNMMLAPFAYAAYGIILCGVVFEIEAGYQFGQLALSLLHHLDAKPIQARTLFAVSNQINVWKTHLRESLQSHQNCYQVGIDQGDLEFAGYAAMHFCAYSFAVGQPLDELQLQLNHYHQAVKKIKHSAGIHFVEICWQTVLNLIQEVPNPGILSGQAYDETIRLPQMQQTNFHGGLFYFYLNKLFLCYLFDNTNQAMSATGSAYANAVIAQEYLPAMTGAALVAIFKFYDSLSRLAVYANADPQQRSELLQQVAENQAKMQHWAHHAPMNYQHKWYLVEAERYRVLGRFKKAMKAYDRAISLAKKNQYLQEEALANELAARFYLEQDLITIATIYLQDARYGYLRWGATAKVRDMQRRYPQLLELQSEPTETHRFNTTESSSTKLAALDLETVLKASQAISATGSAYSTEVLLDQLLGKLMTILIENAGAQTGYLILQTQDEWRIEAISSIDNGKVELIHPDNIPCLPTSLINYVVRTQESIVLGHAIQEGNFQSEPWIIYHQSKSILCTPLLNQGKFTGIVLLENNLTTNAFTPERIEIINLLSTQAAISIDNARLLQQQEKLNQSVCQLNAELEERVTQRTAQLQAVNKALESFSYSISHDLRAPLRAIDGFSRMIQEDYGEQLDAEGNRYLKVVRDNAKRMGQLIDDLLNLSRLDRKEMSKQPVLVNELIQQVLSDLAPEWSGREIEFAIADLPNCQADLSLLTQVWINLLSNAIKYTSYKSIAHIEVGYEVMDGEGVYLIRDNGSGFDMQYADNLFGVFQRLHREQDFEGTGIGLAIVQRIIQRHGGHIWVEAAVDQGATFYFTLPSTEY; this is encoded by the coding sequence ATGTTGAAAATTCCTAGTTATCAAATTCATACAAAAATTCATGAAAGTAACAATTCACAGGTTTATCGGGGAATTAGGGAATTAGATAATTTACCTGTAATCTTCAAAATATTGAAGAAAGACTATCCCACACCAGAGGAAATTACACGTTATAAACTCGAATATGAAATTATGCATGGGTTGACAATATCTGGTGTTATTAAAGCTTATGATTTACAACAATTACAAAGTACTTTTGTGATTATTGTAGAGGATTTTGGAGGTGAATCTTTAGAAAAGATTTTAGCCAAAAGAAAGTTTACATTAACTGATTTTCTCCATTTAGCAATTCAAATAACTAAAATTTTAGGTGAAATTCATACCGCGAATATCATTCATAAAGATATTAATCCAGCCAATATTGTTTTAAATTTAGAAACAAATCAAATTAAAATTATTGATTTTGGTATTGCCACTGCCCTGCCACGGGAAACATTAACTATCAAAAATCCTACTACATTGGAAGGAACTTTAGCTTACATATCTCCAGAACAAACGGGCAGGATGAACCGTTCTCTGGATTATAGAACTGATTTTTACTCTTTGGGTGCTACCTTTTACCAATTGTTGACTCATGGATTACCATTTGTAACTAGCGATGCGTTGGAGTTAATTCATTATCACCTGGCTTTAGAACCTGTGCCACCTCATTTAATCAATCCAGAAATACCAGTTGTAGTTTCAGAACTTGTTCTAAAACTGTTAGCGAAAACAGCAGAAGATCGCTATCAAAGTGCCTGGGGTATTAAGACTGATTTGGAACAGTGTCTGATCCAGCTACAACAAACAAAAAGAGTTGAGTCTTTTATTTTAGCGCAACATGATATTTCTGATAATTTTCATATTCCTGAAAAACTTTATGGTAGAGAAAGAGACGTGGAGATGTTGTTAGCTGCATTTGCTAGAGTCACAGGAATTCAGAAGTCAAGTCAAATTAATGCTATAGAAATGTTGTTGATTGCTGGCTACTCTGGTATTGGTAAATCAGCATTTGTACAGGAAATTTATAAAACTATTACACGCAGCAGAGGTTATTTTATTGCGGGTAAATTCGAGCAGTATCAACGCAATATCCCTTACTTTGCGATCGCACAAGCTTTTAACTCACTGATTAAGCAATTACTGACTGAGAGCGAATTACAGCTAATTAACTGGCGAGAAAAACTCTTGGCAGCTTTGGGATCTAACAGTCGTGTGATTACCCAGGTAATTCCAGCATTAGAACTAATTATTGGTAATCAACCAGATGTACCTACTTTGCTACCAGCAGAAGCCCAAAATCGCTTTCATCAAGTTTTCCAAAAATTTATCTGTGTCTTTACTCAATCACAATATCCCCTGGTGATTTTTTTGGATGATCTGCAATGGGCAGATACTGCCTCTTTGAAACTACTGCAAATGCTGACAACAGCAACAGTTGAGCAATCTTTGTTATTAATTGGGGCATATCGGGATCATGAAGTAAATGCTTCCCATCCTCTCATCCGCATGGTGGCAGAAATTCAGCAGGAAAATGGGGTGGTAAACCAACTGTTCCTTGATCCTTTGCAATTGCCCGCTATTAACCAGTTGATTGCTAATACATTACGCTGTCAACCAGAAGATGTTTTACCTTTAGCTGAACTGGTGCAAGCAAAAACCAACGGTAATCCCTTTTTTATAAATGAGTTTTTGAAATCCCTGTATGCTGAAAAGCTGCTGGAATTTGATCGTCAAAAGGGTAATTGGCAATGGTCAATTGAGCAAATTCAGGAACGGGGAATTACTGATAATGTTGTAGATTTACTGGTACTGAAGATTCAAAAACTCAGTTTGCAGACACAGCGATTGTTACAGTTATCAGCCTGTATTGGCAACCGGTTCGATTTAGAAACCTTGGCAGTGACAGCAGAACTATCTCTACAAAAAACTGCCCAGAAATTAGGAGATGCGATCGCACAAGGATTGATTTTGCCCCTCAGCAATGCTTACAAATCCGTTGAGTTAAAAGTGCCACTTCCCAGCAATAGCCCTGCCATTGAATATAAATTCGTTCATGATCGCATTCAGCAAGCAGCTTATTCTCTCATCCCGGAGAGCGATCGCCAAATGATCCATTGGCAAGTAGGACAGTGTTTGTGGCAAAAGACTTCCCCAGAACAGTTACAACACAAGATTTTTGATATCACCAACCAACTGAACCAGGGTCAAAAACTCATCAAAACTCAATCCGAACAAAAGAACTTGTCCCAGTTAAACTTAATAGCAGGAGAAAAAGCCAAGACATCTACAGCTTATGATGCTGCTTTTACATACTTGCAAACCGCCTTGGATCTGCTGACCACAGATAGCTGGCAAACTAACTATGACTTTACCCTAACTCTATATAGTGCAACGGCAGAAGCAGCCTATCTGAGCGGTAACTTCGAGCAAGTAGAACCACTATTTCAACAGGTAGTTGACCATGCAAAAACCTTACTAGCCAGCTTAAAAGTCTACGATGTCAAAATTCAGACTTATGTTGCCCAAAATCAACTGCTAGAGGCGATTCAGATTAGTTTACAGTTACTAAAACAATTAGGGGTTCACCTCCCCATGCAACCAACTTCTGAGCATATTCAGCCAGCCCTCTCCGCAACTGCCTCAAAATTGGCAAACAGACCCATTGAAAATTTGATTGACCTGCCCATAATGTCTGAGCCAGAGGTGCTGGCAGCAATGCAGCTTTTAACCAGTATATGTGCATCAGCTTTTTTAGCAGTCCCGCCTTTATTTCTGCTGATTGTTCTCAAGATGGTAGATTTGCTGGTTGAGTACGGAAACATGATGTTAGCGCCCTTTGCCTATGCTGCTTATGGAATTATTCTCTGTGGAGTTGTATTTGAAATTGAAGCAGGATATCAATTTGGACAACTGGCGTTAAGTCTGCTTCATCACCTAGATGCTAAACCCATTCAGGCCAGAACCCTATTCGCGGTCAGTAACCAAATTAATGTTTGGAAAACACACCTCCGAGAAAGTTTGCAGTCACACCAAAATTGTTATCAGGTTGGTATTGATCAGGGTGATTTAGAGTTTGCTGGCTATGCTGCTATGCATTTTTGTGCTTATTCATTTGCAGTCGGTCAACCCTTGGATGAGCTACAACTACAACTGAATCATTATCACCAGGCAGTTAAAAAAATTAAGCACTCAGCCGGTATTCATTTTGTAGAGATTTGCTGGCAAACTGTTTTGAACTTGATTCAGGAAGTTCCTAATCCTGGTATTTTATCGGGTCAAGCTTATGATGAAACAATTCGGCTACCCCAAATGCAACAAACCAATTTTCACGGAGGTTTGTTCTATTTCTACCTAAATAAATTATTTCTTTGTTACTTATTTGATAATACCAATCAGGCGATGTCTGCAACGGGCAGCGCCTACGCTAATGCTGTCATCGCACAAGAGTATTTACCTGCTATGACCGGAGCAGCTTTGGTTGCTATCTTTAAGTTCTACGATTCTCTCTCTCGATTGGCAGTGTATGCAAATGCAGATCCTCAGCAACGGTCTGAGTTGCTTCAGCAGGTAGCAGAAAATCAAGCCAAAATGCAACATTGGGCGCATCATGCCCCAATGAATTACCAGCACAAATGGTATCTTGTTGAGGCTGAAAGGTATCGAGTTTTAGGTCGATTTAAAAAAGCCATGAAAGCCTATGATCGCGCTATTAGTTTGGCTAAGAAAAACCAATACTTACAAGAAGAAGCTCTGGCCAACGAACTGGCAGCTAGGTTTTATCTGGAACAAGATTTGATTACCATCGCTACAATATATCTGCAAGATGCCAGGTATGGTTATTTAAGGTGGGGAGCAACGGCGAAAGTGAGAGATATGCAAAGGCGCTATCCCCAACTACTAGAACTGCAATCAGAACCAACCGAAACCCACAGATTTAATACTACAGAATCTTCTTCTACCAAATTAGCAGCACTTGACCTAGAAACGGTGTTGAAAGCTTCCCAAGCAATCTCTGCGACTGGCAGCGCCTACTCCACTGAAGTTCTTTTAGATCAACTTCTGGGAAAACTGATGACTATTCTGATTGAAAATGCGGGAGCGCAAACAGGTTATTTGATTTTACAAACCCAAGATGAATGGCGAATTGAAGCGATTAGTTCAATTGACAATGGGAAAGTTGAGCTAATACACCCAGACAACATCCCTTGTTTACCAACATCCTTGATTAATTATGTGGTTCGTACCCAGGAAAGCATCGTCCTTGGTCACGCTATTCAAGAAGGTAACTTTCAATCTGAACCCTGGATTATCTACCACCAATCCAAATCAATTCTATGTACACCTTTATTGAATCAAGGAAAATTTACAGGAATTGTTCTTTTAGAAAATAATCTCACCACTAATGCATTTACCCCAGAACGGATTGAAATCATCAATCTGCTTTCGACTCAGGCAGCTATTTCCATTGATAATGCCCGGTTATTACAGCAGCAGGAAAAATTGAATCAATCTGTCTGTCAACTCAATGCAGAATTAGAAGAAAGGGTGACTCAAAGAACTGCCCAATTACAGGCTGTTAATAAAGCTTTGGAATCGTTTTCTTATTCAATTTCCCATGACTTACGAGCGCCTTTAAGAGCAATTGATGGCTTTTCGAGAATGATCCAAGAAGACTACGGTGAACAACTGGATGCAGAAGGTAATCGTTACTTAAAAGTTGTCCGGGATAACGCCAAACGCATGGGTCAGTTGATTGATGATTTGTTGAATTTATCCCGTTTGGATCGGAAGGAAATGTCCAAACAGCCAGTGTTAGTCAATGAGTTGATTCAACAGGTGTTAAGTGATTTAGCGCCAGAATGGTCTGGTCGTGAGATTGAATTTGCGATCGCAGATTTACCCAACTGTCAAGCTGACCTTTCCCTCCTCACCCAAGTCTGGATTAACTTGTTATCCAATGCCATTAAGTACACCAGTTACAAATCCATTGCTCATATCGAAGTGGGTTATGAAGTGATGGATGGCGAAGGAGTGTACTTAATCAGAGATAATGGATCAGGGTTTGATATGCAGTATGCCGACAATCTTTTTGGAGTATTCCAACGTCTGCACCGTGAACAAGATTTTGAAGGTACAGGTATTGGACTAGCGATCGTCCAACGCATTATTCAACGTCACGGTGGCCACATTTGGGTCGAAGCAGCAGTCGATCAAGGTGCAACCTTTTATTTCACCCTTCCGAGTACTGAGTACTGA